A region from the Haloarcula limicola genome encodes:
- a CDS encoding type 1 glutamine amidotransferase, producing MSLRIALLNAAHDGEDNRRNFRRELDADLVEYDATERELPDSFAFDACVVTGSRASAYWDEEWITALEGWVSDAIDHGLPVLGVCFGHQLLAQALGGRVEPMDEYEIGYRTIDHTGESPLLDGVSESFTAFTTHSDHVAELPPGAERFAENDYGVHGFRKGDVFAVQFHPEYDTETAESVTKGKDLPDERIQGVLDGITEENYRAACDTKRLFENFTDYVRARRSADADGQRSPATSDD from the coding sequence ATGAGTCTGCGCATCGCGCTACTGAACGCGGCCCACGACGGCGAGGACAACCGACGGAACTTCCGCCGGGAGCTCGACGCCGACCTCGTGGAGTACGACGCCACCGAACGCGAACTACCCGACTCCTTCGCGTTCGACGCCTGCGTCGTCACGGGCTCGCGCGCGTCGGCCTACTGGGACGAGGAGTGGATCACCGCCCTCGAGGGATGGGTCAGCGATGCCATCGACCACGGACTGCCGGTGCTGGGCGTCTGTTTTGGCCACCAACTGCTCGCACAGGCCCTCGGCGGCCGCGTCGAACCGATGGACGAGTACGAGATCGGGTATCGGACTATCGACCACACCGGAGAGAGCCCGCTGCTCGACGGCGTCTCGGAGTCCTTCACCGCCTTCACCACCCACTCCGACCACGTCGCCGAACTCCCGCCGGGGGCCGAGCGGTTCGCCGAGAACGACTACGGCGTCCACGGCTTCCGGAAGGGCGACGTCTTCGCCGTCCAGTTCCACCCGGAGTACGACACCGAGACCGCCGAGTCGGTGACGAAGGGGAAGGACCTCCCCGACGAGCGGATTCAGGGCGTCTTAGACGGCATCACCGAGGAGAACTACCGGGCGGCCTGTGACACCAAGCGCCTCTTCGAGAACTTCACCGACTACGTCCGAGCCCGGCGGTCGGCCGACGCCGACGGGCAGCGGTCGCCGGCGACCTCCGACGACTGA
- a CDS encoding alpha/beta fold hydrolase produces MPTATNRGVSLHYETDGDGPTVAFVGDVGYGAWIWGWHYDALSGPFETLVWDLRGTGDSDAPAGPYDVETLAADLEAVLADRGVGRVHLVGAGLGGMVALRYAHEYGRARTLTLYCTAASGGDVDEAALRSLSLDAGEESSLDGAFSPAFRERTSALVERITEWRREEDAAGDAFAAQAAAMTDFDAPPLYEITQPTELYYGVEDPVVPADAAESLAADLPRGTAAAVEGRHCCFVEHSAAVTDRLTAFLDEHADPEF; encoded by the coding sequence ATGCCGACCGCAACGAACCGCGGCGTGTCGCTGCACTACGAGACCGACGGCGACGGCCCCACGGTGGCGTTCGTCGGCGACGTCGGCTACGGCGCGTGGATCTGGGGCTGGCACTACGACGCGCTCTCCGGCCCCTTCGAGACGCTGGTCTGGGACCTGCGGGGAACCGGCGACTCCGACGCGCCGGCCGGCCCCTACGACGTGGAGACGCTCGCCGCCGACCTCGAAGCGGTCCTCGCCGACCGCGGCGTCGGGCGCGTCCACCTCGTCGGCGCGGGGCTGGGCGGGATGGTCGCGCTCCGGTACGCCCACGAGTACGGCCGCGCGCGGACGCTGACGCTCTACTGCACCGCCGCGTCGGGCGGCGACGTAGACGAGGCGGCGCTCCGTTCGCTCTCGCTGGACGCGGGCGAGGAGAGTTCACTCGACGGGGCGTTCTCGCCAGCCTTCCGCGAGCGCACGTCGGCTCTCGTCGAGCGGATCACCGAGTGGCGACGCGAGGAGGACGCCGCGGGCGACGCCTTCGCGGCGCAGGCCGCGGCGATGACCGACTTCGACGCGCCGCCGCTGTACGAGATAACCCAACCGACCGAACTGTACTACGGCGTCGAGGATCCGGTGGTCCCGGCCGACGCCGCCGAGTCGCTGGCCGCGGACCTCCCGCGGGGGACCGCCGCGGCCGTCGAGGGACGGCACTGTTGCTTCGTCGAGCACTCGGCGGCCGTCACGGACCGGCTGACCGCGTTTCTGGACGAACACGCCGACCCCGAGTTTTAA
- a CDS encoding DUF2085 domain-containing protein, with the protein MSRRRELRRGLAATAPYLLSHHAADERYRCHRLPVAGRTILVCARCSGIYPGIALGVLAFRLGVAPGAWFPVVALGPLPALVDWALTTFTGHRGRNTVRTATGGLLGLAYGLAVPWFLTTWQPRLAAVAVGYGTLALVGLRSVSE; encoded by the coding sequence ATGTCGCGCCGACGCGAACTGCGACGCGGGCTCGCCGCGACGGCCCCGTACCTTCTCTCCCATCACGCCGCCGACGAGCGCTACCGGTGTCACCGCCTGCCCGTCGCCGGACGGACGATTCTCGTCTGTGCGCGCTGTTCGGGTATCTATCCCGGCATCGCTCTCGGTGTCCTCGCCTTCCGCCTCGGCGTCGCTCCCGGCGCGTGGTTCCCCGTCGTCGCGCTCGGACCGCTCCCGGCGCTCGTCGACTGGGCGCTCACGACATTCACAGGCCATCGCGGGAGGAACACGGTCCGAACGGCCACCGGCGGGCTACTGGGTCTGGCCTACGGCCTCGCAGTCCCGTGGTTCCTGACGACGTGGCAGCCGAGACTCGCGGCCGTCGCGGTCGGGTACGGGACGCTCGCGCTGGTCGGCCTGCGGTCGGTCTCCGAATGA
- a CDS encoding cation:proton antiporter yields MSAATSLVGAVVLVAGLGVTAQLVADRLQVPSVAFLLVAGVVVGPEGFGVVRPELFGEAGLQTIVGLSVAIIVFEGAFHLTAERVKEASREALGLVTVGALVSLVGTTLAVRFVFGTTWPVAMLVGSLLVATGPTVITPIMQVVPVRDRVAAALETEGIINDVIAAILAVATFEFVTTAASPLVVVEAFVARLAVGIGVGLLVGGLAALLLRRLSLSRDNAPQNARLVVLTAALAAFAVANAWLTEAGIAAAAAAGLVLGNADIPHEDVVAEFKGGVTVFVLSFVFVVLAALLSIDDLRALGVGGLLVVVAVVALVRLPGAFLSTVGGSMTRNERLFVGLVGPRGIVPASVATLFAIELRPTNPEAATVLVGTVFSVIFATVMFQASLARHLAQALDIVPTTTLIVGAGRVGTELADRFEARGEEAVLVDRDSDAVERARAEGHRVVHGDATDTATLDAADADRAGVVVAATADDDVNLLVAQLAATRFDVENVVARANRPDNLAAFEDLDVEPISAGFAVADAIDDAIERPALSHWLADATRTGDVLEVELRNDALVGRPVGEVTADLPDGSLVAMVSRDGQDRVPDGEFTLDSGDHLTLVCETNDAMRTARRLCQGE; encoded by the coding sequence GTGTCCGCCGCAACGTCACTCGTCGGTGCCGTGGTCCTCGTCGCCGGCCTCGGCGTCACGGCACAGCTCGTCGCCGACCGATTGCAGGTCCCGAGCGTCGCGTTCCTCCTCGTCGCGGGCGTCGTGGTCGGCCCGGAGGGATTCGGCGTCGTCCGCCCGGAGCTGTTCGGCGAGGCCGGCCTGCAGACCATCGTCGGCCTCAGCGTCGCCATCATCGTCTTCGAGGGGGCCTTTCACCTCACGGCCGAGCGGGTGAAAGAGGCCTCCCGGGAGGCGCTCGGGCTCGTCACCGTCGGGGCGCTGGTGTCGCTCGTCGGCACCACGCTCGCCGTGCGCTTCGTCTTCGGCACCACGTGGCCGGTAGCGATGCTGGTCGGGTCGCTGCTGGTGGCGACCGGGCCGACGGTCATCACGCCCATCATGCAGGTGGTGCCGGTCAGAGACCGGGTCGCGGCGGCCTTAGAGACGGAGGGGATCATCAACGACGTCATCGCGGCCATCCTCGCGGTGGCGACCTTCGAGTTCGTCACCACCGCGGCGTCGCCGCTGGTGGTCGTCGAGGCGTTCGTCGCCCGGCTCGCGGTCGGTATCGGCGTCGGACTGTTGGTCGGCGGACTCGCCGCGCTCCTGCTCCGTCGGCTGTCGCTCTCGCGGGACAACGCGCCCCAGAACGCCCGGTTGGTCGTCCTGACGGCGGCGCTGGCGGCCTTCGCCGTCGCCAACGCGTGGCTCACCGAGGCGGGCATCGCGGCGGCGGCCGCGGCCGGTCTCGTCCTCGGGAACGCCGACATCCCCCACGAGGACGTGGTCGCGGAGTTCAAGGGCGGGGTCACGGTGTTCGTCCTCTCGTTCGTCTTCGTCGTCCTCGCGGCGCTGCTCTCGATCGACGACCTGCGGGCGCTCGGCGTCGGCGGGCTGCTCGTCGTCGTCGCCGTCGTCGCGCTCGTCCGCCTCCCCGGCGCGTTCCTCTCGACGGTCGGCGGGTCGATGACGAGAAACGAGCGGCTGTTCGTCGGCCTCGTCGGGCCGCGCGGCATCGTCCCGGCCAGCGTCGCCACGCTGTTCGCCATCGAGCTGCGGCCGACGAACCCCGAGGCCGCGACGGTGCTGGTCGGGACCGTCTTCTCGGTCATCTTCGCGACCGTCATGTTTCAAGCCAGTCTGGCCCGTCACCTCGCGCAGGCGCTGGATATCGTGCCAACCACCACACTCATCGTCGGCGCCGGCCGCGTCGGCACGGAACTCGCGGACCGGTTCGAGGCCCGCGGCGAGGAGGCCGTACTCGTCGACCGCGACTCGGACGCCGTCGAGCGGGCGCGCGCCGAGGGCCACCGCGTGGTCCACGGCGACGCGACGGACACCGCGACGCTCGACGCCGCCGACGCCGACCGCGCCGGCGTCGTCGTGGCCGCGACGGCCGACGACGACGTGAACCTGCTGGTCGCTCAGCTCGCGGCGACCCGGTTCGACGTGGAGAACGTCGTCGCGCGGGCGAACCGGCCGGACAACCTCGCGGCGTTCGAGGACCTGGACGTCGAACCGATCTCGGCCGGCTTCGCGGTGGCCGACGCCATCGACGACGCCATCGAGCGGCCCGCGCTGAGCCACTGGCTCGCCGACGCGACCCGGACCGGCGACGTCCTCGAAGTCGAACTGCGGAACGACGCGCTCGTCGGCCGGCCCGTCGGGGAAGTCACGGCTGACCTCCCCGACGGCTCGCTGGTGGCGATGGTGAGCCGGGACGGACAAGACCGGGTCCCCGACGGCGAGTTCACGCTCGACAGCGGCGACCACCTCACGCTGGTCTGTGAGACCAACGACGCGATGCGGACCGCGCGCCGGCTGTGTCAGGGCGAGTGA
- a CDS encoding DUF1648 domain-containing protein: MRLDRRTVSVSALLIALTALAGVVLYPRLPAKVAIHFSASGTPDNYVSKAVAVTLLPALMLATLCLIEVAMRADPPDDPRTGAVVTVATMALMAAVHGLVLAWNLSYPVPFDLVLLGVAVWTVAVCGYAVRREGLNLG; encoded by the coding sequence ATGCGCCTCGACAGGCGGACTGTCTCCGTCTCGGCTCTCCTCATTGCCCTGACGGCCCTCGCCGGCGTCGTCCTCTACCCGCGACTGCCGGCCAAGGTAGCGATCCACTTCTCGGCGTCGGGGACACCCGACAATTACGTCTCGAAGGCGGTCGCAGTCACGCTGTTGCCCGCACTCATGCTCGCGACGCTGTGTCTCATCGAGGTCGCGATGCGCGCGGACCCGCCCGACGATCCGCGTACGGGTGCCGTCGTCACGGTCGCCACGATGGCGCTCATGGCGGCCGTCCACGGGTTGGTCCTGGCGTGGAATCTCAGTTATCCGGTGCCGTTCGACCTCGTCCTCCTCGGCGTGGCCGTCTGGACGGTGGCCGTCTGCGGGTACGCGGTTCGCCGCGAGGGGTTGAATCTCGGCTGA
- a CDS encoding aminopeptidase yields MDDASLRAPAETAVEQCMNLRADESCAIVTDDEREAIGEALYRVAGEITDDTIILRYPPGNQHGEEPPAPVAGAMKAADVVLAPTTKSLTHTEARSEANAAGARVATLPGITEDVFRMGLDADYEAIRQHCEDVLAQVEGAEEIRVTSPQGTDITFGVGSREWNLDTGIVHEPGAMSNLPAGEVFLAPETADGTFVVDGTMRPHGKLDGLELSFEVEDGYVTDVSDDEIRGQIETAAEEVGRDAYNLAELGIGTNVAVTELVGSVLLDEKAGGTVHIAIGDDHAIGGDTHAPIHLDGILTEPTVYADGEEVDLPRGE; encoded by the coding sequence ATGGACGACGCTTCGCTTCGCGCGCCGGCCGAGACGGCGGTCGAACAGTGCATGAACCTACGGGCCGACGAGTCCTGTGCGATCGTCACCGACGACGAGCGCGAGGCCATCGGCGAGGCGCTCTACCGCGTCGCCGGCGAGATAACCGACGACACCATCATTCTGCGCTACCCGCCGGGGAACCAACACGGCGAGGAACCGCCGGCTCCCGTCGCCGGGGCGATGAAGGCCGCCGACGTGGTGCTCGCGCCGACGACCAAGAGCCTGACCCACACCGAGGCCAGAAGCGAGGCCAACGCCGCCGGCGCTCGCGTCGCCACGCTCCCCGGCATCACGGAAGACGTCTTCCGGATGGGATTAGACGCCGACTACGAGGCCATCCGCCAGCACTGCGAGGACGTTCTCGCACAGGTCGAGGGGGCCGAGGAGATCCGCGTCACCTCGCCGCAGGGCACGGACATCACCTTCGGCGTCGGCTCGCGGGAGTGGAACCTCGATACGGGCATCGTCCACGAGCCCGGCGCGATGTCGAACCTCCCCGCGGGCGAGGTGTTTCTCGCCCCCGAGACGGCCGACGGCACCTTCGTCGTCGACGGGACGATGCGCCCGCACGGGAAACTCGACGGCCTCGAACTCTCTTTCGAGGTCGAGGACGGCTACGTCACCGACGTCAGCGACGACGAGATCCGCGGCCAGATCGAGACGGCCGCCGAGGAGGTCGGGCGGGACGCCTACAACCTCGCGGAGCTGGGCATCGGCACCAACGTCGCCGTCACCGAACTGGTCGGCTCCGTTCTCTTAGACGAGAAGGCGGGCGGTACCGTCCACATCGCCATCGGCGACGACCACGCCATCGGTGGCGACACCCACGCGCCCATCCACCTGGACGGCATCCTGACGGAACCGACCGTCTACGCGGATGGGGAAGAAGTGGACCTTCCACGTGGCGAGTAA
- a CDS encoding NINE protein, translated as MSPRDDEADDDRSSGGRSSDEDGPVGSPGDEMAEYDADTDTDTDSDTAADESAVGETAGPGEKYCRSCGVVIDASANFCPDCGASQGGVEGSAATAATSEKDRVTAGIFALLLGSFGVHHFYLGNTTFGVLYLCLFWTGLPGIAGIVEGIIYLTKTDEEFQRQYVDRD; from the coding sequence ATGTCCCCCCGAGACGACGAGGCGGACGACGACCGGTCGTCAGGCGGCCGGAGTTCGGACGAGGACGGACCGGTCGGCTCGCCCGGCGACGAGATGGCCGAGTACGACGCCGATACTGACACCGATACGGATAGCGATACCGCCGCCGACGAGTCGGCGGTCGGCGAGACGGCGGGTCCGGGCGAGAAGTACTGCCGCTCCTGTGGCGTGGTCATCGACGCGAGCGCCAACTTCTGCCCCGACTGTGGCGCGTCACAGGGCGGCGTCGAGGGAAGCGCGGCGACCGCCGCGACCAGCGAGAAGGACCGAGTCACGGCGGGCATCTTCGCGCTCCTTCTGGGGAGTTTCGGCGTCCACCACTTCTATCTGGGTAACACGACGTTCGGCGTCCTCTATCTCTGTCTCTTCTGGACCGGGCTGCCCGGCATCGCCGGAATCGTCGAGGGGATCATCTATCTGACCAAGACCGACGAGGAGTTCCAGCGCCAGTACGTCGACCGGGACTGA
- a CDS encoding type II glyceraldehyde-3-phosphate dehydrogenase: protein MLHVGINGFGTIGKRVADAVRTQPDMTVAGVAKRSPNFEATIAHDRGYNLYAADGQAPFDGAGLTTAGTVHDMVEASDVVVDTTPGGVGATNASLYEEHDTPAIFQGGEDPDVADVSFNARANYDAAVGADTARVVSCNTTGLSRLLAPLRESYGVEKARITLVRRGGDPGQTSRGPINDTLPDPVEIPSHHGPDVQTVFPDLDIDTMGMKVPTTQMHTHSVNVTLDSEPTSEEVLDLLGRETRLFLVPETLGIDGAGKIKEYTRDAGRPRGDVWENCIWAESVTVEGRDLYLFQAIHQEADVVPENIDAVRALSERTASAEQSIERTNDALGVGRGLVQHEGEIRRAENVADD from the coding sequence ATGCTCCACGTGGGCATCAACGGCTTCGGCACCATCGGCAAGCGAGTCGCCGACGCGGTGCGCACACAGCCGGACATGACTGTCGCTGGCGTCGCCAAACGGTCCCCGAACTTCGAAGCTACCATCGCACATGACCGCGGATACAACCTCTACGCTGCAGACGGGCAGGCCCCGTTCGACGGTGCCGGACTGACGACCGCCGGGACGGTCCACGACATGGTCGAGGCCAGCGACGTCGTGGTCGATACCACGCCAGGCGGCGTGGGCGCGACCAACGCCTCGCTGTACGAGGAACACGACACGCCCGCGATCTTCCAGGGCGGCGAGGACCCCGACGTGGCCGACGTGAGCTTCAACGCCCGCGCGAACTACGACGCCGCGGTCGGTGCCGACACCGCTCGCGTAGTTTCGTGCAACACGACCGGACTCTCGCGCCTGCTCGCGCCGCTCCGGGAGAGCTACGGCGTCGAGAAGGCGCGCATCACGCTCGTCCGCCGGGGCGGTGACCCCGGCCAGACGTCGCGCGGCCCGATCAACGACACACTGCCGGACCCCGTCGAGATCCCGTCTCACCACGGTCCCGACGTCCAGACGGTCTTCCCCGACCTCGACATCGACACGATGGGGATGAAAGTGCCGACGACGCAGATGCACACCCACAGCGTCAACGTCACGCTCGACTCCGAACCGACTTCCGAGGAGGTCCTGGACCTCCTCGGCCGGGAGACGCGGCTGTTCCTCGTCCCGGAGACCCTCGGCATCGACGGCGCGGGCAAGATCAAGGAGTACACTCGCGACGCCGGCCGCCCGCGCGGCGACGTCTGGGAGAACTGTATCTGGGCCGAATCGGTCACCGTCGAGGGCCGGGACCTCTATCTGTTCCAGGCCATCCACCAAGAGGCCGACGTGGTCCCCGAGAACATCGACGCCGTCCGCGCGCTCTCGGAGCGGACCGCGAGCGCCGAGCAGAGCATCGAGCGCACCAACGACGCCCTCGGCGTCGGCCGCGGCCTCGTCCAGCACGAGGGAGAGATCCGCCGGGCCGAAAACGTCGCCGACGACTGA
- a CDS encoding metallophosphoesterase — MQVGIVSDTHDNTGLVDAAVDTFADAGVETVVHCGDFVAPFSATPWDGDWEFYAVRGNNDGEWDLQSAVEEFGTYMGEMGELTLDGAEVAVYHGTSGAIVDALIECGTYDYVFTGHTHDRGAEEYEGTTRINPGGIGIPPAPDDFSVATLDTDTGDVTFHELE, encoded by the coding sequence ATGCAGGTCGGAATCGTCTCAGATACGCACGACAACACCGGGTTAGTCGACGCCGCCGTGGATACCTTCGCCGACGCCGGCGTCGAGACGGTCGTCCACTGCGGGGACTTCGTCGCCCCGTTCTCCGCGACGCCGTGGGACGGCGACTGGGAGTTCTACGCCGTCCGAGGCAACAACGACGGCGAGTGGGACCTCCAGTCGGCGGTCGAGGAGTTCGGGACCTACATGGGCGAGATGGGCGAACTGACCCTCGACGGTGCCGAGGTGGCCGTCTACCACGGGACGAGCGGTGCCATCGTGGACGCCCTCATCGAGTGTGGGACCTACGACTACGTGTTCACCGGCCACACCCACGACCGGGGGGCCGAAGAGTACGAGGGGACGACCCGAATCAACCCCGGCGGCATCGGCATCCCGCCGGCCCCCGACGACTTCTCGGTGGCGACGCTGGACACCGATACCGGCGACGTGACCTTTCACGAACTGGAGTAG
- a CDS encoding DUF4013 domain-containing protein, whose product MPHCTACGAAVSTTDAFCPQCGLERHEPSDEAAGADAVESGEIADTRETTESRRRVDMAGERDATAEGDAGPYERGSLSFGLYYPSRAGYEPFLLGSIVALLGAVIPFVGLFTYGYVFRLIEWAANGRADPPEFDEFGRLFVDGLRLAVATAVLAVVTAVVGATVAAVTEQAGLAGPLSDFAVALTALAGLYVTPAVLTAYAVTGRITRAFTGRYAGAFALSTHYLAAFAGSLVLGFAATMLWVASLLTLVGPVFVSTYASYVFAAFWGYQYRAAAEAGTVPKIAPDADDSARTTATETVPARSP is encoded by the coding sequence ATGCCCCACTGTACGGCCTGCGGGGCCGCCGTATCGACCACCGACGCCTTCTGTCCGCAGTGCGGGCTCGAACGGCACGAACCGAGCGACGAGGCCGCCGGGGCCGACGCCGTCGAATCCGGGGAAATCGCCGATACCCGCGAGACGACCGAGTCGCGCCGACGGGTCGACATGGCCGGCGAACGCGACGCGACGGCCGAGGGGGACGCCGGCCCCTACGAGCGCGGCAGTCTCTCGTTCGGGCTGTACTACCCCTCTCGGGCCGGCTACGAGCCGTTCCTGCTGGGGAGCATCGTCGCGCTCCTCGGGGCGGTGATCCCGTTCGTCGGCCTGTTCACGTACGGCTACGTCTTCCGTCTGATCGAGTGGGCCGCGAACGGGCGGGCGGACCCCCCGGAGTTCGACGAGTTCGGCCGCCTGTTCGTCGACGGCCTGCGGCTGGCCGTCGCGACGGCCGTCCTCGCCGTCGTCACCGCCGTCGTCGGCGCGACCGTCGCGGCGGTGACGGAACAGGCTGGCCTCGCTGGTCCCCTCTCGGACTTCGCGGTGGCGCTGACGGCGCTCGCGGGCCTCTACGTCACGCCGGCGGTGCTGACCGCCTACGCGGTGACGGGGCGAATCACTCGGGCGTTCACCGGCCGCTACGCCGGCGCGTTCGCCCTATCGACGCACTATCTGGCCGCGTTCGCGGGCTCGCTCGTTCTCGGGTTCGCGGCGACGATGCTCTGGGTGGCGTCGCTCCTGACGCTGGTCGGCCCGGTGTTCGTCTCGACGTACGCGAGCTACGTCTTCGCTGCCTTCTGGGGGTATCAGTACCGGGCGGCCGCCGAGGCGGGAACCGTTCCCAAGATCGCCCCCGACGCCGACGATTCGGCGCGGACGACGGCGACCGAGACGGTCCCTGCTCGGTCGCCCTGA